Part of the Acidobacteriota bacterium genome is shown below.
GAGCAGGTAGCGCAGGGTCTGTGCCTGGGAGGCTTCGTCGTCGGCAACCACCGAATAGGAGTACTGACGGTGCCAGAACTTGCCGGACCAGCGGTGGATGCGGCCAGCTTCCCGGGCCAGGTTGCCGGCGAAGTAGCTCATGAACTGAGCCATGGCGTAGGCGTTGGGAACGCGCAGGAGGAGGTGGACATGGTTGCCGAAGATGAGGACGACCACCACTTCCACTCCGGCCCTCCGGGCGGCGCGGGCGACAATGGCTTTGGCCAGCTGATTGAGCTGGTCGTTGGGGGTGAGTAGGAAGCGGGCCTGGAGGCATCGGTGGGTGACCAGGACCAAGGCTCCGCCAGGGGGAACGAATCGAATAGGTTTTCTCATGAAATCTCCTTCACCCGTTTAGGAGGGCAAAAGGAGCGGGGATCGCTCACCTTTTTGGAGAAAGGGTCGAAATTCCTCGAGATTCCGGGGGTGGGACCCAAGTGTTGGCGGTGTCGGAAGGATTCTCAGGAGGTGGGACCCAAGTGTTGATGGGTGGGATTCTGGGAGCCGGCGGTATCGATCTTGCACATTTTTATGGGCAACTGTATTAGCGCCGGCTCTCGGGCCGGTGTCTTGGAATTTCTTGCAGAGCATGGGGAAGGAAGTGACAGATCGATGAGTCGATTTGGGATGAATTGGAGGATGACTGGAGGTAGAACGCGAAGCAGGCCGATGGCCGGGTGGCTGGCGGCTTTGTGGCTCGTGGTGGCGCCGCTGGGGGTGGAGGCTACGGATGTGCAGCGGCCGGTGACGGGCCTTGCGGACGATGTGCAGGTGTCCGAGGTGGCCCTCGATGCGCTGGTAACGGACCGCCGGGGCAACGTAGTGGTGGGTTTGGATAAGGACGATTTCGAGGTCTTCGAGGACGGAGATCCTGTAGAGCTCACCGGCGTGACGTTCTACAGCAACCGCGAGCTGCTAGAGAGCTCCGAGCAGGCGAAGCGGTTGGGCGTCGATCCCGACGAAGTGCCGTCGGAACGCTATTTCGTCCTCTTCTTTCACGACCAGCGCCAACAGCTGGCGCGACTGGCGGGCCAGCAGATGGATGCCGGCCGCTGGGCGGAGCGCTGGGTGCGCTCGGATTTACTGCCCAACGACTACGTAGCGGTGGTGAGTTATGACTACACGTTGCGAGTGCACCAGGACTTCACGAACGACCATGCGGCGGCGGCTCGCGAGATCAAGAACGCGGTGATCAGCCGCGGTGGTGGTGGGTCGCAGGAGGCTCAGGGCAATGGCCCTAGCCTGGTGACGAATCTACCCGCCGGCGAGGCGCTGCAACAGGCGACGGGCGAGATCTACGATGCTCTGGAAGTACTGGCCCAGGCACTGGACGAGATCCCCGGACGCAAGAATCTGGCGCTCTTCAGCATCGGCTTCGGAGACAGTGGTCCTTTCGGCTTCTACACGCCGGACACCCGGCGCTACCCGCAGTTGCTCTACGACCTCAACAACGCCA
Proteins encoded:
- a CDS encoding VWA domain-containing protein; translated protein: MAGWLAALWLVVAPLGVEATDVQRPVTGLADDVQVSEVALDALVTDRRGNVVVGLDKDDFEVFEDGDPVELTGVTFYSNRELLESSEQAKRLGVDPDEVPSERYFVLFFHDQRQQLARLAGQQMDAGRWAERWVRSDLLPNDYVAVVSYDYTLRVHQDFTNDHAAAAREIKNAVISRGGGGSQEAQGNGPSLVTNLPAGEALQQATGEIYDALEVLAQALDEIPGRKNLALFSIGFGDSGPFGFYTPDTRRYPQLLYDLNNANVAVYAVDLIPTSAPGGLRGRVLNNSLSYLATETGGEYFYNFVNFRTPLENMAEETSGYYLLTYRSAHPAGEEGYQEVTVQTVDRSLDVRTRSGYLWGE